In Mustela lutreola isolate mMusLut2 chromosome 4, mMusLut2.pri, whole genome shotgun sequence, the genomic stretch GGCAGCACCAGCAAGCCCATTTCTGCAGACACACAGGGCCGCCGCGCCACACCTGCCGTTCCTGCTTGGAGAGCAGGAGCAGCCGAGGGGCGCCCAGCGCTGCAGCTCAGCAAGGATACAGAGAAGCCCGTGAAGAGACACGGAGACACCTCAACATGCTCACACCTCACTCCCAATCCGAAGTCCCCAAACTGTGTCATTCAGTGCACGGTGTCCACAGCATACTGCTTCCTGGGTCCCGCCCAGGCCGGCATCTGACTCCAGGAGGCAGTACTGAGCATGTCGCGGGGCCGGAGGAGCCAGCAGCGGTTCCTGGGCGCCTCTGCTGGGCTTTAGTTCTACTCACTCAAGGCTTGCTGGGGCCTGGGCACAGGTGTCCCACATGCCGGGAGCGGGGTAGGTAAGGACAAGCGCCCAGTCCTGAGGGCTCACACGCCCGCTGGGAGATGTGTGTGCCAGTCATGACCACGTAGTGGCATCCGGGAGAGCTGCATGTGGGGCCCTGGCATGGGCGCCATGCAGGAAAGAGAAAGGCCCCAGGGCTGTGGGACTGTGCCAGGGAGTGTGCACCTGACTCCAGAGCTTTCCTGAGGGCTACTGGGGGATGGTAAGTGGAAGAGCCACAGATCAGTGGCTACTGTACGGACACACTGGTGCCAGGTGGGAAGCCAGGGACCAGTGATGAGGTAGAAGCCACAGGACCAAACTCAAGGCAAGAACAGACACAGCGAGTGCCAAAGAGAGCTCAAGGTtacaggggcgggggaggggaggaagaaacagaaaaagagaaggaaatggaaagtgagacggagagagagaagaagaggacagacagggagaggagagagaggaggagatggagagagatggggaggaggacagacacagagagaagagagagggggagagagagagagggggagatggggtggagatggagagagggggagacggagagagaaggagagacagagggggagacggggggagaggaggagtgggggagaagggaagagaggagtagacagagagagagggggagatgggggggaggagaaggggagatggagaggggaagacagagagagggagaaatgaagggggaaaaaagaggggagatggaggggggaggaggggagagaagggggaagacGGGGGGGGGGTATGGAGCCAGAGAGGGGgtagatgcagagagaggggagacagagagagagggtgaggaggaggggagatggagggagggggagatggaggggGGAGAGCCAGAGGCGGGGTAGacgaagagagagggggaggagggagaagagagggagagagagagaagagaagctgaAGCAGCCGAGCACAGCACAGGCAAGATGCGGGCTTCCTGCCCTTCTGACCGGGACTGAGGACCCCAGGTCTGTGTTTAGTGAACATAGGCGGCTTTTCctgcccccacagcccccaccctGCAAGGAGGCGcctgctgagctcagagacaAACGGCGGGGGTCGGCAGTGGCAGGGAGCCGCTGAACAGAGACCGTCGCAGCAGGGAGGCATCAGGGCCACAGCAGGTCTCGGCTGGGGTCCTCATACAACAGTGGTGTTGAACCCAGATGGGTGCAGGCAGCACAAACTCAGGGTGGCCTGAGACACTCGGGGAGAGGGGGGCAACCACCCCTTCCAACAAAGCATTTGCATGAGGATGCCCCCAAAGCCCCAAACCCAAGCCTGGACTGCGCGCCGGGCGGCTCCCACACTTGGCTCCAGGGGGTGCTCGCTCCCGCCCCCACTTACCAGAATGATCTTGGTCTCATCCAGCTCAGCCTGCACTTTAGTCATGGGGTCGGCTTCTCGCGGGTTCTAGGGAAGAGCCAAAAACATCAGGAGTAGAATGACCACCCAGAAACAAAGCTCAAACCGGGGAGCCAGACAGTTTGCCAAGGTCACAAACCGCAGGCTGCACACGCACACCCCAGAGAAGGGAAAGCCCGCGTGAGCTCGGGGTCCAGGTCTCAGAGTCCCTGTGTGTTTCATGGGGACGCTGACACCAAGGCTGCTGGGAGATCGCCCAGAGCCACAACCTGAGGGCCGGTCCTGGGGGCTTCTGCCCACCTACCTGGTACCGACTCAGGTAGTCGTCCAGGGCCGTGTAGTGGATGCTAGCAGGGGATCCGACTGGCCACTCTATCCTGTCCACGTGTTTGGAGAATTCGTCCAGTACCTGCACGACAAAGGAGCCCATCCCATAGCCACATGGACCTGAACACAGAGCCCGAGAGAGGAGGAGAACAGCTCAGGGCCAAGGGCAAACATAGGCTCAAGGTTTGAAGATTTCtggcaattaaaaacaaagtgtaCCCAACCTCACCCCGATCTCCTCTGGAAGAAAACAAGAGCAACAGAATATTAACCTACAGACTTTCCCTTCTACCAGGTTccgcagttctaagaggaaaagtCCCTGCACTCTCATCTTCCAGAACAGCTCTTTGAAAAGGGAGCTAGATCCTTCGGACTTAAGCAATCAGCACATCTCATGTGCTGGTGAATGTATTGGTGCTTAGGGAGGCCGGAGGCCAGCATCCTCAAGATATTTCTGACGAGCACCACAGCACTGAGCCCCATGGTGGTGCGACACCCACATGGGGGAAAGGAGCAGCCCGGGGTGGTCACAGGACAGAGTGCAGAGTCGGCTGTGGCTGGGAGTAAACAGTCACCAGTGGGGAAGGCAGCAGCCCTTAGAGCGGCCAGAGCAGTGGCCAGGGCTGAAGGTGCAGCCACAGCCGACCTCAGGCCCCAGCCCAGAAGGAAACTGCAATGCTGCTGTAGAGTGGCCAGGTCGCAGTGCCACCAGGGCCACAAGCCCAGACACTGGCAGAAACCAGTGCCAGAAAAGGACGCTGGGAAGGGATGCCTGGCCATCTCTCTGTTTAGAGCAAGAAGAAACGCTGAAAATGGGTTGATTCTGGACACATAACTCCGTCCCTTCTACCTCAGGCACCGTCCACCGTTGCCTGTCCCAGGCCAGCCCGGCCACACCGCAAACTCACCTTCTCCAGCAAGGTAAAGGCCACCCGGGATGGATACTCGCTGTCAGCGATGACCACTCCTGCGAGATTGTCGTTTCGTACATAGACATGGCACAGGTATTCTAAGGAGAAGTTAGAAGTGCACGGGATAACGTGAGGACTTGGGACATCTTCAGCAATCGTGAAAGTGTCACAATGCTGAGCCcttgcctggtggctcagtccgaCTCACGCAGAACAGCACAGGAGGGAGCACGGGCACCGGCATGGCCCAACACCACCTGAGTACAAGTAGGTGTCCAGAGGCCTGGCGGGCCAAGCAGGCTCTAAAGGAGCCACCGCAGGCGCAGAAAGCAACTGAGGGGAAGCAGTCCCAGGTGCCTTTCTGCTACATTCTGGAGCCCCAGCGCTGGCCCGCTTGCAGATGCTCTGGCCTGGCCCCGAGCTGGAGACCCTGGGTAAGACCAGCAGCCTCCAGCTGCTTAAAAGTCCCGAGAGCAGCCCCACGTCAGGAAATCAGCTCTCAGGGCATCAGGTCTGCTCCTGTGATGGGGTagagggggaagtgggggagaggaGATGCAAGAGAAGGGGACAAAAGGTCCATCTACAAAAAACCTAGCCCTGCCAGCCTGAAATCATCATCAAATTATCCGAAGGTTCTGTCTGTACAAGCACTTCGGGAAACAGGTCCCATCCCTGGTATGAATTTTTCTCACTTTCAAAACTCTTCAGACAGGACACAGCTGACTACACCCCCAGGGGAAGAGGAACAGAAGGGTCACAGCTGACAAAGGAGAACCTCCCCGTCCTGATGACGCTCGCACAGAACAGCTGCTGCCAACCATGGagaacagagaggagagggagaggtcgTGAGTTCTGGAGTCGGAGGAGGGCAACGGTACGTGAGGGCAAGGCTGAGGAGGACAAGACTGGCGCCGCCACTGTCTGGGCTCTGCCTACATCTCCAGTAAGCAAGGGGCCAGCGTGCTGTGGGAGCGCACGCCCCAGACTGGAGCGGCCGGGTGCATGCTGGAGGACACGGCTCTCAGCCAGCCGCGGGGAGGCAGACCTGCCCGGAGTGACCCACTACACGTCCATGTTCACGGTCCCATCTCCTGGGCAGGACAGGGAGGCCGCGCAGAGCATGCACAGGGGACCCCCACTCCCCCCGGGGTGTAACACACATCTCATCACTGACATGTGGCCTCCAGGGCCGTGGCCCTGGTCTCTGCAGAGTGAGCTTCTCACGATCTATGTGACACAGCTGCCCTTCTTGAGTCGTCTCTGTCACAAACGCTTCTCCAAGAAAAGCCTCACGATGCTTACAGAAAACCTGAATTACGAAGATGTGAACGACAGCCAAGAGGAAAACAACGAGTTTCTGGACTCCTGGTCCAAAACGTGGGGAGCACAGGACGCACTCCCAGTGCGATGGCAGGGAAGCCTGGTTTGCAAAGCGCCCGCCACAGGTGGAAGGAGAAGCACGCGGGGAGGCTGCTGACGGCAGGAGCAAGCACGAGCAGAAGCAGGAGGCCTGAGAGGAGTGCGGTCCTGGCAGCCCCTGCGTGGGGCACGCCTGTGAGGGGGCCCCGGGCTGCCTGAAGCGGGAAGGGACAGGCGCGGCGCAGGCACCAGGCAGCAGGTCCTCCTACCTTGTTCTTTGACAGAAGCTCTGCTGCCTTTCGCCGAGCGCTCCACGATCAGCTGACTCGTGAAGGTCATGAATTCCTGAACGCTAAGGAACAGAACACACGTTACCTCTCCCCATCCCCGTCCCCAGCAGCATGGAAGGTGACCTCTGAGCACAGACACCAAGGGGCCGCTGCTTCTGGGTCTCATTCCTTTCCCTCCCAACCTCAGGGACTAACAAGAGACACCGTTTAGCCAGAAACCCTCGAAGCTCTTCAAGCCACACCTGTCTGCTACCTTGCTGACCAGGACAACCGGCTTCGAGCCTCATGGAGATTCCTACGGGCCAGTGTATGTCCTCCGATGGGGTTTTCCCCGTAGCTGGGTCGGAGGCGCTGGCGCACCCCGTTTTATGGGGGAAGTCGTGCGGCCCGAGAAACTGTACCACAGCCGGCCCGGATGCAGACCCTGACTCCCGGGCTTTTCCCGGTTGAGTTTGGCGGTGCGAGGGCCGCGTGCTGAGGGTTTGCAGGCGCGCGACCTGTGGGCTTGCGGGAAGCTGTGTGTGAGGAAGGCCGCGAGCGCTGGGCCTGCTGCTGGGAGGTGCGGGGCGCCTGGGCGCCGCCCCGGGGGTACCCCGCAGGTCTGAGTCTGGGACGCTGCCCTCTGGCTCCGTCCTCACTGCTTCTGGGCAGcagttctcttgctctttttgtcagagagggggatgcaggggGCCCGACGGGCGGCTCCATGCGCTGTGGCCAGAGCACGGAGAAGCGGAAGCCAGCGCGCACATCCAGGGCCGGCCTCGCGCACGCGACACTGTGCTGGGACAAGCGTCCACCGTGAGAGCGGGTCACAGTGGGGTACAGCCGCGGCCACGCTGGCTCATCCTGACACCCCGTCCCCGGGACGCTGAGAGGCCACCACTCGGCCAACAAGGAAGAGGAGGTGACTTGTGCAAAGGCTGAGAGAGAAGAGGTCACTCGTGGCCCAGCAGAGAGACGGCAGAATGGAAGCACCACAGGTGACGACAGCTCGACCGGAGGAACGGGGGCTCTTAAGACTCTGCGGCAGCCCCCCTCGCTGAAGAGAGGAGACCTCCAGCCGCGCAGTGTCTGTCCGGCCAGGAACTATGGGACCCGTACACCCTGCCCCACGCCCCACTCACAAAACCCAAGTTCGCAGCGAGGGGAACACAGCACTTAGCACAACAGCTGGGGCCCAGCGTCACCCTGAGAGCGTGATGGGCTCAAACTCACCCCACGGAGAGAGCCTCCGGGTGAGGCAGGCCCCGCAGTAAAACGGAGCGGAGGCGGAGTCCCAGCACAGCCACGCCCAGACACAGGGGTTTACATCCCTGGCAGGAGCTCTCAAACAAGCAGCGAGAAAAGCTGGGGACCCATCTGCAGGTTTGGAGTTCAGGGTCCGGCTGCCGCCAGGCAGAAGAATGGAGGCGAGAAGCTTGGACTGCTGCAGCGGTAAGAGGCGCCAGTGGGGGCACAGCCAGGTTCTGAGTGCACCTGGTGCCCGTGGTCTGGAGCTGGCAGGGGTATCCCGGAGCAGTGAGGCGAAGGTCTCATGCTGCAACTGCCCAGCACCTTCGGGACACACGGACAGCCCAGAGGAAGAGCGGCCAGAACGGAGCAGAGGGCGTGAGAGAGAAAGCGGCAAATCTGCACAAGACCTCCTGAAGCTCCCAAAGAACCAACCGCTTCCACGGAAGGACAACAGAAACGGTTTTCCATACCGCCAGCACGACACTGATCAAGAACTgcttcccaggggcgcctggggggcccCGTGGGGGACACGCcagccttcggcgcaggtcatgatcccgggagcctgggatggagccgcccGTAGGGCCCCCCGCATCCCCCTCTCTgacaaaaagagcaagagaactgCTGCCCAGAAGCAGTGAGGACGGAGCCAGAGGGCAGCGTCCCGGACTCAGACCTGCGGGGTACCCCCGGGGCGGCGCCCAGGCGCCCCGCACCTCCCAGCAGCGGGCCCAGCGCTCGCGGCCTTCCTCACACACAGCTTCCCGCAAGCCCACAGGTCGCGCGCCTGCAAAACCCTCAGCACGCGGCCCTCGCACCGCCAAACTCAACCGGGAAAAGCCCGGGAGTCAGGGTCTGCATCCGGGCCGGCTGTGGTACAGTTTCTCCGGCCGCACGACTTCCCCCATAAAACGGGGCGCGCCAGCGCCTCCGACCCAGCCACGGGGAAAACCCCATCGGAGGACATACACTGGCCCGCGGACGCCGGGGTCAGAATCTCGGGGAAGGAGGCGCAGGTTGACAACACACGCTCCCGGGCCGCCACCTGCCAGCTCACCACGGCCGCGGGCGGACCTGGGCGGTCCGCGCTTCCCTCCAAGCCCCCGGGGTGGTACGACGGGAACGTGGGAGACACCGAGCACGAAAACGCCGTCCAGAGCAGCGTCAGCCTTCCTGGGGCCAAAGGACGAGGGTTCCCCGCAGGTCCGCTCCGCACACCGAGAAGGGAGCCAGCGCAGCGCTCCAGGGCGGGAGGGCGAaacccccgcccgccccccgcaGTCCGACGCCGGGCCTCCCCCGACCACCCCGacgctcccccgccccccggggcccgcccccaccccgcggGCCTCCCACGAGCCCCCGGGCCTCGCCGCCCGGGCCCACCCACCTGGACCTCTGGAAGAAGCTGAAGGAGGACACGTCGTACGCGGCTTTGAGCAGCACCACCTTGTGCTCGCCTTTGTACAGGACGCTGAGGCTGTACAGCTTCATGGTGCCGCGCCTTCGGGCAGCCCGCCCGCCCGCGGGACCGCCTCGCAGGGAGCAGCGCAGCCACCGCCCCTGGGGACCACCGCAGGTTGCTGACGGGTCGGACGCCGGCTTCCCCGCCTGGCCCGAGGCCGACTTCCGGTTCTGGTCGAGGCACCGCCCAAGAGCCAACCGAGGGTTTTCTCGTGCCCCGGATGCAGAAAGGAGCGGCCGGAAATACGAAGGGGGTGGGCTGGGAGGGGCGGGGAAAAGACGTCGCGGCGCAGGTGCGTATGCGTaagcccggccccgcccccctaTCCTGGCTGGGGCCGCCCCTCCCTCTTGCGGCTCGCAGTCGTCCCCACCGggacctcctccttcccccctgGGGTCCCTACCCAGGCCGCCCCCTCCCTGTTGGAGGGTCCCGAGTCCTCCCATCctcaccctcccccctccctccggGACTGCACGGAGCCGTCCCGGGCGGGCAGCTCCCGGGAACACGCAGAGCCGCACCGCAGGGTGGCGCTCGGGGAGCCCTCGGAGGGCTGAGTTAACGGGACCGGGCTGTCCTTCGTGAGCTCCCCACAGCGAAGCGCAGGGACGCCCCTCTGCAGGCTCTTGCAGGGACGTGAAGGCCGCTCGCCCGCGCTGGCTCTCACCACTGCCCTGGTGGGGGCCGTCCCTGTGCACCCAGGACCCCTGGGCCCGGCCTGCGAGGGCTTCCCGGGCCGGCCACTGCCCGTGCGGGTACGAACGTAGGCGGCTGCGGCACGAGCGCGGCAGCACCGACGGCGGAGGGTCCGCGCCGCGCTCCGGGAGCCGCCTGGTGCGCGGGGACTTGAAGAGGCCTCGTTCGTCCGGAGACGTTGAAATAACCCGTTGCCGATGGCCGGGGACGAACGGAGCACGTCCCCTAAGAGTTCCACGTCCTGCCCACTTCGTGTTTACTGAACGGTGTTCCGGAATGGGCGTCTCACCGGCCACACCGAGGGACCTCGGCCCTCGGAACTTCAGAGGCTTGCACAGCCTCCCCGCTGGAAGCAGCTGGCGCCTGCTGGGAGCCGTCGCACCACCCCACACAGCACTCTCAAGGGTCATGTTCCGGTGGGATGATGGGGGCTGGTACCCGATTGTTAGGGGCCATCCCACGAGGGGTAAGGAGCGCCTCCGGCCTCATACCCTCTATTTGCCGGGAGCACTCCATTCCCCATCCGGCGACCAAGAACGTCTCCAGACATGGGCAAACGTGCCCAGAGGAGCAGGGGTTTGGAGAAAAATGTTTCCATGTCTGAAGGAAGGTccccccccgcctgcccctcACCAGCCCTCTTCCTGGGTATTTCAAGTGCGGAGCGTGGAGAGGACTTTTCAACATCCCCTCTGTTTGGGTGCAAAACATAAATCACAGACACCGGCCACTGCCAGGCCAGTCCCCCACAGACACAGGCTCGCCAGCACCAGCAGGCCAGACGGATCCCAAGATGCTGTGTGGACACTGTTGTCCTATAGGGGGCAGGCGACAGCCGTTGCTGGAGAAAATCCCAGAGCCCCTTTTCTCCTTTGCCACCGAACATTATTCAAAGGGACAAGGAGGACAGTTCTTGCTCAGAATACATTTAAATGTGTTCacttgtcggggcacctggggggctcagtgggttaagcctctgccttcggctcaggtcatggtttcgttgctgggatcgagccccgcatcgggctctctgctcagtggggagcctgcttccccctctctctttgcctgcctttctgcctgctcgtgatctctgtctttcaaataaataaaaatcttaaaaaaaagtgttcactTGCCACATACTAATGGATACCTTACCATTGATCTTACCCCAAGCACTCCCCATGTGCTACCTCATtcagccctcagagaaaagagaaagattgtATCATCACCTTAGAGACACAGAAATAGGTTCAGGTCAAGGACATTGCAAGTCCACACCACAACATGTAACACAGCACAGCTCCACTCCCGGAGGCTCTCCCATCCTCTCTGGCCTGGGCCCGCCTTCCCCTCCTTGGTCTATGTGGTTGCAAACTCCCCAGCCTCGTTGTCCCTCTTTCTGAGAAGTAAGCCCACCTCCGACTCCACCACCCAGCCACCACCCAGCTTGGATGCAGCCCCAGCCCCGCTGCAAGCCCCCAGAGCACACACTTGAGCAAAGCactaacctctctctctctctttcacctgcaaaactggaaacaacctgtTCCCTCAGTGTGTTGCTGAAATGGTAAGACGCTATATTCCAAACACTAGTCTTGGTAGATGTTCAGCAAGTAAAAACCTTGATGATTCCCTGCGTTGGTATCATTTAGGACAAAGAGGCGAGATCATCGCAGGTTGAAGGCATTGGGCAGGGAGCAGAGATCAGACAGGCTGAGTGAGGTCTGCAGAGTGGAAAATACTATCGTCTCTACTATAATTTCCTGGCTTTGATCACTGTGTTGTGGTTATGTAAGAGAATTCTTGGTTTCTGGGAAATCCACACAAGCAGTTAGGGGTGAAGGGACATCCTGTTTTCACCTCCCCTTTGCAGGATTTGGATGTGGGTATGATGTAATGCAAAGCATAGCACGCACACGATTAATCGAAGGAGTCGGGACGCAGGTATCCAGGAATGGTTCGTACTATTCTGTAAGACTTAAAAGAGGTGGGTATGGGAAAGACCACAGGCAGGAGACACTGATGTTATGCATGCGGCGCCCGTGGGACTGGGGGTGGCCAAGCTCTCTGAAGTCCAGATTCTCCCTCGTGCACCAGGTCCTAGAGGAAGAGCTCCCTTGCAAGCTGACCCTGAGCCATGCTGTCACGACACATGGCCCAGCTCTGTGAGTTCACCCCTGCCGGGCAGGCAGGTGCCCACCCACCTTCAAGGCCTTTCTCAGCTCATAAAGGGACCTGTTTTGAGGTGCACAGCAGAACCCCCACAGAGCTGGAAATAAGCAGCTGAGGGGCATGCCAGGGGATCCTGGAGGGAACCTGGCCATGCCATGGCCTTGGCCTCCCTACCCCTTAGTCCAGTCAGCCAAGGCCATGGCAGCAGGGCTGTTTTCACTGTGATTGTTACGTGGACCTCAGCAGCCTACCCAGGACAGGAGCCCTACCAGGGACCACAGACATAATCAGGCCTCCCAAGGAGCCCCAGGGCCTTCCCTCCTACATGTACCGATTAGACATACTGACTGCTTTGAGCCAGTGGCACCCAACAGACAGC encodes the following:
- the YKT6 gene encoding synaptobrevin homolog YKT6, which produces MKLYSLSVLYKGEHKVVLLKAAYDVSSFSFFQRSSVQEFMTFTSQLIVERSAKGSRASVKEQEYLCHVYVRNDNLAGVVIADSEYPSRVAFTLLEKVLDEFSKHVDRIEWPVGSPASIHYTALDDYLSRYQNPREADPMTKVQAELDETKIILHNTMESLLERGERLDDLVSKSEVLGTQSKAFYKTARKQNSCCAIM